A genomic segment from Leopardus geoffroyi isolate Oge1 chromosome A2, O.geoffroyi_Oge1_pat1.0, whole genome shotgun sequence encodes:
- the MST1R gene encoding macrophage-stimulating protein receptor isoform X8, with amino-acid sequence MELLSPPSQPSLLLLLLLLPPLLARESWQCPRTPYAALRDFDVEYKVPSFSAGGPVQAIATYEGGRDGSAVFVATRNRLHVLGPGLQPVESLATGPVGDPGCQTCAACGPGPHSPQGDTDAQVLVLEPALPALVSCGSSLHGRCFLHELEPQGTALHLAPPACLFSANHNQPEDCPDCVASPLGTLVTVVEQGHASYFYVASSLDETVASSFSPRSVSIRRLKADASGFAPGFAALSVLPEHLASYPIQYVYSFRARAFVYFLKVQRASVAAAPEALHTRLARLSAAEPELGDYRELVLDCRFAPKRRRRGTTEGGQPYPVLRAAHTAPVGSKLAAELSIDEGQEVLFGVFVASRDSSPGVNPNSVVCAFPIDLVDTLIEHGVERCCEPPVPPGIRRGLDFFQSPSFCPNPPGLEAPSPNTSCHHFPLLVSSSLSRVDLFNGLLGPVQVTALHVTRLDNVTVAHMGTTDGRILQVELARSLNYLLYVSNFSLGSNRQPIRRDVSRLGDHLFFSSGEQVFQVPIQGPGCHHFLTCGSCLRAQRFMGCGWCGGMCGRQKECPGSWQQDHCPPELTEFYPQSGPLRGSTRLTLCGSNFYLRPADLVPEGTHQVTVGQSPCRLLPKDSPNLSPVPRKDFVEELECELEPLGMQPAGPANISLTVTNMPPGKHFQVDGTSMLQGFSFMEPVLTAVKPLFGPRAGGTRLTFEGQGLSLGTSQMVLVNGTECPLEQVSEGQLLCTTPPGAAMARVPIHLQVGGAVVPGSWTFHYLEDPIVLGISPNCGYIGSHVTIHGQHLTSAWHLVLSFHDGLMAVENRQCTGHLPEQHRCRLPEYVVRSPQGWVTGNLSAWGDGAPGFTQPGFRFLPPPHPPTTDFAPLKPEEHAVKFEYIGLGAVADCVDVNVTVGGKSCQHELRGDVVICPLPSSLQLDKDGAPLQVCVDDGCHILGRVIRPGPEGVPQRLLLGVLLALLLLVAALAAALIFNYWRRKQLDDLASLDRTTGAIPLPALRSGSDYRNGLAPATHGLDSTTQSHKASVSDSGDGSCVPLLQTESIQLGDLDSALLTEVKDVLISHEQVVTHRDRIIGKGHFGVVYHGEYTDKDQNRIHCAIKSLSRITEVQEVEAFLREGLLMRGLHHPNVLALIGIVLPPEGLPQVLLPYMHHGDLLQFIRSPQRNPTVKDLISFGLQVARGMEYLAEQKFVHRDLAARNCMLDESFTVKVADFGLARGILDKEYYSVRQHRHARLPVKWMALESLQTYRFTTKSDVWSFGVLLWELLTRGAPPYPHIDPFDLTHFLAQGRRLPQPEYCPDSLYAVMQRCWVADPAGRPTFSALVEEVEHVVARLLGDHYVQLPAAYVNLGPGASDEANMHPEQSQTPPVHRIARRPWPSSEPPQPT; translated from the exons ATGGAGCTTCTCTCGCCGCCGTCACAGCCTTCACTGTtattgctgctgctactgctgccaCCACTGCTGGCCAGAGAGTCCTGGCAGTGTCCGCGCACCCCCTACGCCGCCTTGCGCGATTTTGACGTCGAGTACAAGGTGCCCAGCTTCTCGGCCGGAGGTCCGGTACAGGCCATAGCGACCTACGAGGGCGGCAGGGACGGGAGTGCCGTGTTCGTGGCTACACGCAATCGCCTGCACGTGCTTGGGCCTGGCCTGCAGCCAGTAGAGAGCCTGGCCACAGGTCCTGTTGGAGACCCGGGCTGTCAGACGTGTGCGGCCTGTGGCCCGGGCCCCCACAGCCcgcagggagacacagatgcaCAGGTGCTGGTGCTGGAGCCAGCTCTGCCCGCACTAGTCAGCTGTGGCTCGAGCCTGCATGGGCGCTGCTTCCTGCACGAGCTAGAGCCCCAAGGGACAGCCCTGCACCTGGCACCACCAGCCTGCCTCTTCTCCGCCAACCACAACCAGCCCGAGGACTGCCCTGACTGTGTGGCCAGTCCTCTGGGCACCCTCGTGACCGTGGTTGAGCAGGGCCATGCCTCCTACTTCTACGTGGCATCCTCACTGGATGAGACGGTGGCCTCGAGCTTCAGCCCCCGCTCGGTGTCCATCCGGCGCCTCAAGGCCGATGCCTCAGGATTCGCACCGGGGTTTGCCGCGCTGTCCGTGCTGCCGGAGCACCTCGCTTCCTATCCTATCCAGTATGTGTACAGTTTCCGTGCCAGAGCCTTTGTCTATTTCCTGAAGGTGCAGCGGGCCAGCGTGGCAGCTGCCCCGGAAGCCTTGCACACACGCCTGGCACGGCTCAGCGCTGCTGAGCCCGAACTGGGCGACTACCGCGAGCTCGTTCTCGACTGCCGATTCGCACCCAAACGCCGGCGCCGCGGGACCACTGAGGGAGGACAGCCCTACCCAGTGCTGAGGGCGGCCCACACAGCTCCAGTGGGCAGCAAGCTAGCTGCTGAGCTGAGCATCGATGAGGGCCAAGAAGTGCTATTTGGCGTCTTCGTGGCTAGCAGAGACAGCAGTCCCGGTGTGAATCCCAACTCTGTCGTCTGTGCCTTTCCCATCGACCTAGTGGACACTCTCATCGAGCATGGTGTGGAGCGCTGTTGTGAGCCTCCTGTCCCCCCTGGCATCCGGCGAGGCCTCGACTTCTTCCAGTCGCCTAGTTTTTGCCCCAACCCG CCTGGCCTGGAGGCCCCCAGCCCCAACACCAGCTGCCATCACTTTCCTCTGCTGGTTAGCAGCAGCCTATCACGTGTGGACCTCTTCAACGGGCTATTAGGACCAGTACAGGTCACTGCACTGCATGTGACACGCCTTGACAATGTCACAGTGGCCCACATGGGCACAACTGATGGGCGCATCCTGCAG GTGGAGCTGGCCAGATCTCTCAACTACTTGCTGTATGTGTCCAACTTCTCACTGGGCAGCAACAGGCAGCCCATACGACGAGATGTCAGTCGCCTTGGAGACCACCTGTTCTTTTCCTCTGGGGAGCAG GTCTTCCAGGTACCTATCCAGGGCCCTGGCTGCCACCACTTCCTCACCTGTGGGAGTTGTCTGCGGGCACAGCGTTTCATGGGCTGTGGCTGGTGTGGGGGCATGTGTGGCCGGCAGAAGGAGTGTCCTGGCTCCTGGCAACAGGATCATTGTCCACCTGAGCTTACTGAG tTCTACCCCCAGAGTGGACCCCTAAGGGGCAGCACAAGGCTGACCCTGTGTGGCTCCAACTTCTACCTGCGCCCTGCTGATCTGGTGCCTGAGGGCACCCATCAGGTCACCGTGGGCCAAAGTCCCTGCCGACTGCTGCCCAAGGACAGCCCAAACCTCAG CCCAGTGCCCCGGAAAGACTTTGTAGAGGAGCTTGAGTGTGAGCTGGAGCCCTTGGGCATGCAGCCAGCCGGGCCCGCCAACATCAGCCTCACTGTGACCAACATGCCACCAGGCAAGCACTTCCAAGTGGATGGCACCTCCATGCTGCAAGGCTTCTCTTTCATG GAGCCAGTTCTGACAGCAGTAAAACCCCTCTTTGGCCCACGGGCAGGGGGCACCCGCCTCACCTTTGAAGGCCAAGGCCTGTCTTTAGGCACCAGTCAGATGGTGCTGGTCAATGGGACTGAGTGCCCACTGGAACA GGTCAGCGAGGGGCAGCTCTTATGTACTACGCCCCCTGGGGCTGCTATGGCCAGGGTTCCCATTCACCTGCAGGTGGGGGGCGCTGTGGTGCCAGGCTCCTGGACCTTCCACTACCTGGAAGACCCCATTGTGCTGGGCATCAGCCCCAACTGTGGCTACAT TGGCTCCCATGTCACCATCCATGgccagcatctgacttcagcgtGGCACCTAGTGCTGTCATTCCATGATGGGCTTATGGCAGTGGAAAACAGG CAGTGTACAGGGCACCTCCCGGAGCAGCATCGGTGCCGCCTGCCCGAATATGTCGTCCGAAGCCCCCAGGGGTGGGTAACAGGGAACCTGAGTGCCTGGGGAGATGGAGCTCCTGGCTTCACGCAGCCCGGCTTTcgcttcctgcccccaccccatccacccaCCACTGACTTTGCCCCACTGAAGCCCGAGGAGCACGCTGTTAAGTTTGAG TATATTGGGCTGGGCGCTGTGGCTGATTGTGTGGACGTGAACGTGACCGTGGGTGGTAAGAGCTGCCAGCATGAGCTCCGGGGGGATGTGGTCAtctgccctctgccttcctccctgcaaCTTGACAAGGATGGTGCCCCACTGCAG GTCTGTGTGGATGATGGATGTCACATCCTGGGCAGGGTGATACGGCCAGGCCCAGAGGGGGTCCCACAGAGGCTACTCCTTGGTGTCCTGCTGGCCCTGCTCCTGCTTGTGGCTGCACTGGCCGCTGCGCTGATCTTCAACTACTGGCGGAGGAAACAACTGG ATGACCTGGCATCCTTGGACCGGACCACTGGAGCCATCCCCTTGCCTGCACTCCGCTCAGGTTCTGACTACAGAAATGGCCTTG CCCCTGCCACTCATGGTCTGGATTCCACCACACAGAGCCACAAAGCATCCGTCTCAGACAGTGGGGACGGGTCCTGTGTCCCACTGTTGCAGACAGAGTCCATCCAGCTTGGGGACTTAGACTCTGCACTCCTGACCGAGGTCAAGGATGTGCTGATCTCACATGAGCAGGTGGTCACCCACAGGGACAGAATCATTGGCAAAG GCCACTTTGGAGTTGTCTACCATGGAGAATACACAGACAAGGACCAGAATCGAATCCATTGTGCCATAAAGTCGCTGAGTC GCATCACAGAGGTGCAGGAGGTGGAGGCCTTCCTGCGCGAGGGGCTGCTCATGCGTGGTCTGCACCATCCAAATGTGCTGGCTCTCATCGGTATTGTGCTGCCCCCTGAAGGGCTGCCCCAGGTGCTGCTACCCTATATGCATCATGGAGACCTGCTTCAGTTCATCCGCTCACCCCAGCGG AACCCCACGGTGAAGGACCTCATCAGCTTCGGCCTTCAGGTAGCCCGTGGCATGGAGTACCTGGCAGAGCAGAAGTTTGTGCACAGGGACCTGGCTGCTCGGAACTGCAT GCTGGATGAGTCATTCACAGTCAAGGTGGCTGACTTTGGCCTGGCCCGTGGTATCCTGGACAAGGAGTACTACAGTGTTCGACAGCATCGCCATGCTCGCCTCCCTGTCAAATGGATGGCACTGGAGAGCCTGCAGACCTACAGATTCACCACCAAGTCTGATGTG TGGTCGTTTGGTGTGCTGCTGTGGGAGCTGCTGACACGGGGTGCCCCACCATACCCCCACATTGACCCTTTTGACCTCACTCACTTCCTGGCCCAGGGTCGACGCCTGCCCCAGCCTGAATATTGTCCTGATTCTCT gtACGCAGTGATGCAGCGCTGCTGGGTTGCGGACCCTGCAGGGAGACCCACCTTCTCAGCGCTGGTGGAGGAAGTGGAACACGTGGTGGCCAGGCTGCTTGGGGACCACTACGTGCAGCTGCCTGCAGCCTACGTGAACCTGGGTCCTGGTGCCTCGGATGAGGCGAACATGCACCCAGAACAGTCGCAGACCCCACCTGTGCACAGGATCGCACGTCGGCCCTGGCCTTCCTCAGAGCCACCACAGCCCACGTGA
- the MST1R gene encoding macrophage-stimulating protein receptor isoform X11, translated as MELLSPPSQPSLLLLLLLLPPLLARESWQCPRTPYAALRDFDVEYKVPSFSAGGPVQAIATYEGGRDGSAVFVATRNRLHVLGPGLQPVESLATGPVGDPGCQTCAACGPGPHSPQGDTDAQVLVLEPALPALVSCGSSLHGRCFLHELEPQGTALHLAPPACLFSANHNQPEDCPDCVASPLGTLVTVVEQGHASYFYVASSLDETVASSFSPRSVSIRRLKADASGFAPGFAALSVLPEHLASYPIQYVYSFRARAFVYFLKVQRASVAAAPEALHTRLARLSAAEPELGDYRELVLDCRFAPKRRRRGTTEGGQPYPVLRAAHTAPVGSKLAAELSIDEGQEVLFGVFVASRDSSPGVNPNSVVCAFPIDLVDTLIEHGVERCCEPPVPPGIRRGLDFFQSPSFCPNPPGLEAPSPNTSCHHFPLLVSSSLSRVDLFNGLLGPVQVTALHVTRLDNVTVAHMGTTDGRILQVELARSLNYLLYVSNFSLGSNRQPIRRDVSRLGDHLFFSSGEQVFQVPIQGPGCHHFLTCGSCLRAQRFMGCGWCGGMCGRQKECPGSWQQDHCPPELTEFYPQSGPLRGSTRLTLCGSNFYLRPADLVPEGTHQVTVGQSPCRLLPKDSPNLSPVPRKDFVEELECELEPLGMQPAGPANISLTVTNMPPGKHFQVDGTSMLQGFSFMEPVLTAVKPLFGPRAGGTRLTFEGQGLSLGTSQMVLVNGTECPLEQVSEGQLLCTTPPGAAMARVPIHLQVGGAVVPGSWTFHYLEDPIVLGISPNCGYIGSHVTIHGQHLTSAWHLVLSFHDGLMAVENRQCTGHLPEQHRCRLPEYVVRSPQGWVTGNLSAWGDGAPGFTQPGFRFLPPPHPPTTDFAPLKPEEHAVKFEYIGLGAVADCVDVNVTVGGKSCQHELRGDVVICPLPSSLQLDKDGAPLQVCVDDGCHILGRVIRPGPEGVPQRLLLGVLLALLLLVAALAAALIFNYWRRKQLDDLASLDRTTGAIPLPALRSAAPATHGLDSTTQSHKASVSDSGDGSCVPLLQTESIQLGDLDSALLTEVKDVLISHEQVVTHRDRIIGKGHFGVVYHGEYTDKDQNRIHCAIKSLSRITEVQEVEAFLREGLLMRGLHHPNVLALIGIVLPPEGLPQVLLPYMHHGDLLQFIRSPQRNPTVKDLISFGLQVARGMEYLAEQKFVHRDLAARNCMLDESFTVKVADFGLARGILDKEYYSVRQHRHARLPVKWMALESLQTYRFTTKSDVWSFGVLLWELLTRGAPPYPHIDPFDLTHFLAQGRRLPQPEYCPDSLYAVMQRCWVADPAGRPTFSALVEEVEHVVARLLGDHYVQLPAAYVNLGPGASDEANMHPEQSQTPPVHRIARRPWPSSEPPQPT; from the exons ATGGAGCTTCTCTCGCCGCCGTCACAGCCTTCACTGTtattgctgctgctactgctgccaCCACTGCTGGCCAGAGAGTCCTGGCAGTGTCCGCGCACCCCCTACGCCGCCTTGCGCGATTTTGACGTCGAGTACAAGGTGCCCAGCTTCTCGGCCGGAGGTCCGGTACAGGCCATAGCGACCTACGAGGGCGGCAGGGACGGGAGTGCCGTGTTCGTGGCTACACGCAATCGCCTGCACGTGCTTGGGCCTGGCCTGCAGCCAGTAGAGAGCCTGGCCACAGGTCCTGTTGGAGACCCGGGCTGTCAGACGTGTGCGGCCTGTGGCCCGGGCCCCCACAGCCcgcagggagacacagatgcaCAGGTGCTGGTGCTGGAGCCAGCTCTGCCCGCACTAGTCAGCTGTGGCTCGAGCCTGCATGGGCGCTGCTTCCTGCACGAGCTAGAGCCCCAAGGGACAGCCCTGCACCTGGCACCACCAGCCTGCCTCTTCTCCGCCAACCACAACCAGCCCGAGGACTGCCCTGACTGTGTGGCCAGTCCTCTGGGCACCCTCGTGACCGTGGTTGAGCAGGGCCATGCCTCCTACTTCTACGTGGCATCCTCACTGGATGAGACGGTGGCCTCGAGCTTCAGCCCCCGCTCGGTGTCCATCCGGCGCCTCAAGGCCGATGCCTCAGGATTCGCACCGGGGTTTGCCGCGCTGTCCGTGCTGCCGGAGCACCTCGCTTCCTATCCTATCCAGTATGTGTACAGTTTCCGTGCCAGAGCCTTTGTCTATTTCCTGAAGGTGCAGCGGGCCAGCGTGGCAGCTGCCCCGGAAGCCTTGCACACACGCCTGGCACGGCTCAGCGCTGCTGAGCCCGAACTGGGCGACTACCGCGAGCTCGTTCTCGACTGCCGATTCGCACCCAAACGCCGGCGCCGCGGGACCACTGAGGGAGGACAGCCCTACCCAGTGCTGAGGGCGGCCCACACAGCTCCAGTGGGCAGCAAGCTAGCTGCTGAGCTGAGCATCGATGAGGGCCAAGAAGTGCTATTTGGCGTCTTCGTGGCTAGCAGAGACAGCAGTCCCGGTGTGAATCCCAACTCTGTCGTCTGTGCCTTTCCCATCGACCTAGTGGACACTCTCATCGAGCATGGTGTGGAGCGCTGTTGTGAGCCTCCTGTCCCCCCTGGCATCCGGCGAGGCCTCGACTTCTTCCAGTCGCCTAGTTTTTGCCCCAACCCG CCTGGCCTGGAGGCCCCCAGCCCCAACACCAGCTGCCATCACTTTCCTCTGCTGGTTAGCAGCAGCCTATCACGTGTGGACCTCTTCAACGGGCTATTAGGACCAGTACAGGTCACTGCACTGCATGTGACACGCCTTGACAATGTCACAGTGGCCCACATGGGCACAACTGATGGGCGCATCCTGCAG GTGGAGCTGGCCAGATCTCTCAACTACTTGCTGTATGTGTCCAACTTCTCACTGGGCAGCAACAGGCAGCCCATACGACGAGATGTCAGTCGCCTTGGAGACCACCTGTTCTTTTCCTCTGGGGAGCAG GTCTTCCAGGTACCTATCCAGGGCCCTGGCTGCCACCACTTCCTCACCTGTGGGAGTTGTCTGCGGGCACAGCGTTTCATGGGCTGTGGCTGGTGTGGGGGCATGTGTGGCCGGCAGAAGGAGTGTCCTGGCTCCTGGCAACAGGATCATTGTCCACCTGAGCTTACTGAG tTCTACCCCCAGAGTGGACCCCTAAGGGGCAGCACAAGGCTGACCCTGTGTGGCTCCAACTTCTACCTGCGCCCTGCTGATCTGGTGCCTGAGGGCACCCATCAGGTCACCGTGGGCCAAAGTCCCTGCCGACTGCTGCCCAAGGACAGCCCAAACCTCAG CCCAGTGCCCCGGAAAGACTTTGTAGAGGAGCTTGAGTGTGAGCTGGAGCCCTTGGGCATGCAGCCAGCCGGGCCCGCCAACATCAGCCTCACTGTGACCAACATGCCACCAGGCAAGCACTTCCAAGTGGATGGCACCTCCATGCTGCAAGGCTTCTCTTTCATG GAGCCAGTTCTGACAGCAGTAAAACCCCTCTTTGGCCCACGGGCAGGGGGCACCCGCCTCACCTTTGAAGGCCAAGGCCTGTCTTTAGGCACCAGTCAGATGGTGCTGGTCAATGGGACTGAGTGCCCACTGGAACA GGTCAGCGAGGGGCAGCTCTTATGTACTACGCCCCCTGGGGCTGCTATGGCCAGGGTTCCCATTCACCTGCAGGTGGGGGGCGCTGTGGTGCCAGGCTCCTGGACCTTCCACTACCTGGAAGACCCCATTGTGCTGGGCATCAGCCCCAACTGTGGCTACAT TGGCTCCCATGTCACCATCCATGgccagcatctgacttcagcgtGGCACCTAGTGCTGTCATTCCATGATGGGCTTATGGCAGTGGAAAACAGG CAGTGTACAGGGCACCTCCCGGAGCAGCATCGGTGCCGCCTGCCCGAATATGTCGTCCGAAGCCCCCAGGGGTGGGTAACAGGGAACCTGAGTGCCTGGGGAGATGGAGCTCCTGGCTTCACGCAGCCCGGCTTTcgcttcctgcccccaccccatccacccaCCACTGACTTTGCCCCACTGAAGCCCGAGGAGCACGCTGTTAAGTTTGAG TATATTGGGCTGGGCGCTGTGGCTGATTGTGTGGACGTGAACGTGACCGTGGGTGGTAAGAGCTGCCAGCATGAGCTCCGGGGGGATGTGGTCAtctgccctctgccttcctccctgcaaCTTGACAAGGATGGTGCCCCACTGCAG GTCTGTGTGGATGATGGATGTCACATCCTGGGCAGGGTGATACGGCCAGGCCCAGAGGGGGTCCCACAGAGGCTACTCCTTGGTGTCCTGCTGGCCCTGCTCCTGCTTGTGGCTGCACTGGCCGCTGCGCTGATCTTCAACTACTGGCGGAGGAAACAACTGG ATGACCTGGCATCCTTGGACCGGACCACTGGAGCCATCCCCTTGCCTGCACTCCGCTCAG CAGCCCCTGCCACTCATGGTCTGGATTCCACCACACAGAGCCACAAAGCATCCGTCTCAGACAGTGGGGACGGGTCCTGTGTCCCACTGTTGCAGACAGAGTCCATCCAGCTTGGGGACTTAGACTCTGCACTCCTGACCGAGGTCAAGGATGTGCTGATCTCACATGAGCAGGTGGTCACCCACAGGGACAGAATCATTGGCAAAG GCCACTTTGGAGTTGTCTACCATGGAGAATACACAGACAAGGACCAGAATCGAATCCATTGTGCCATAAAGTCGCTGAGTC GCATCACAGAGGTGCAGGAGGTGGAGGCCTTCCTGCGCGAGGGGCTGCTCATGCGTGGTCTGCACCATCCAAATGTGCTGGCTCTCATCGGTATTGTGCTGCCCCCTGAAGGGCTGCCCCAGGTGCTGCTACCCTATATGCATCATGGAGACCTGCTTCAGTTCATCCGCTCACCCCAGCGG AACCCCACGGTGAAGGACCTCATCAGCTTCGGCCTTCAGGTAGCCCGTGGCATGGAGTACCTGGCAGAGCAGAAGTTTGTGCACAGGGACCTGGCTGCTCGGAACTGCAT GCTGGATGAGTCATTCACAGTCAAGGTGGCTGACTTTGGCCTGGCCCGTGGTATCCTGGACAAGGAGTACTACAGTGTTCGACAGCATCGCCATGCTCGCCTCCCTGTCAAATGGATGGCACTGGAGAGCCTGCAGACCTACAGATTCACCACCAAGTCTGATGTG TGGTCGTTTGGTGTGCTGCTGTGGGAGCTGCTGACACGGGGTGCCCCACCATACCCCCACATTGACCCTTTTGACCTCACTCACTTCCTGGCCCAGGGTCGACGCCTGCCCCAGCCTGAATATTGTCCTGATTCTCT gtACGCAGTGATGCAGCGCTGCTGGGTTGCGGACCCTGCAGGGAGACCCACCTTCTCAGCGCTGGTGGAGGAAGTGGAACACGTGGTGGCCAGGCTGCTTGGGGACCACTACGTGCAGCTGCCTGCAGCCTACGTGAACCTGGGTCCTGGTGCCTCGGATGAGGCGAACATGCACCCAGAACAGTCGCAGACCCCACCTGTGCACAGGATCGCACGTCGGCCCTGGCCTTCCTCAGAGCCACCACAGCCCACGTGA